atatctaaatgttaaaaaaagctCCATAACTTGTATTCTGAGTTGGCattgattttcatattttcagCCTTTGCTATAGCGGCTGTTTAGACAGAACTTTAGTGAAGGGAAAGATTGTACTGTGTGATGATGTGAATGGAAGAACTGAGGCTAAAAGAGCTGGAGCTCTTGGCGCGATCCTTCCAATTAGTTTTGAGGATATTTCCTTTATCTTACCTTTGCCTGGATTGAGTTTAACAGAAGACAAACTTAATGCTGTCAAGTCATATCTGAATTCCACGaagtatgttttctttttcgcTGAGCAGCATCCATTCCATTAGAATTTTGCATTTAGTTCCTTCAAATGATGTGATCCTTGTGTGTTTATAGGAAACCTTCAGCAAACATATTAAAAAGTGAAGCCATTAAGGATAATGCTGCACCTGAAGttgcttctttctcttctcgTGGTCCAAATCCCATCATATCAGATATTTTGAAGGTAGGCattatagttttcttttctatatttttttaatttcaatttgctCATATATGGATCAAATGAACTGCAGCCAGATGCCAGTGCCCCAGGTGTAGATATCTTGGCTGCATTCCCACCTGTTCTTTCACCTACAGACGACACTGCAGACAAGAGGCATGTTAAGTACAGTGTGATGTCTGGAACCTCCATGGCTTGCCCTCATGCTGCCGGTGTAGCGGCTCATGTTAAAGCAGCTCACCCTGATTGGTCTGCTTCAGCTATTAAATCTGCTATTATGACTACTGGTAATCTTGTGTAATCACTCTAGTCCTTTTCATTTCTCTCAGTCGGTTATATCACTAGAGAATATGAATACGTAGATCACGTATCTTTCGGTTCCATTATGTAAAAAAGGTTATATGCAATTACCAACTTTCTTtctatgattcttttttttcaattttcagctTGGCCCATGAATGTTACTGAAAGATCAGAGGGAGAATTTGCTTTCGGATCTGGGCATGTAAATCCAGTAACAGCCATTCACCCTGGACTTGTTTATGAAACACAGAAGAGTGACTACATACAACTGTTCTGTGGCCTGGGATATACTGCAGAGAAAATCCGGCAAATCTCAGGAGACAACAGCAGCTGTAGTAAGGCCGCTAGAAACACCCTGCCAAGGGATTTGAATTACCCTTCAATGGCAGCTAAAGTTGCAGTGGAGGAGTCCTTCACAATTAAATTTCATAGAACAGTTACAAATGTTGGCAATGCAAACTCAACCTACAAGGCAAAAATCTTCTCACGTTCATCACTCAAGATCAAAGTTGTGCCTGAAGCTCTCTCCTTCAAGTCCTTGAAAGAGAAGAAGTCGTTCGCTGTAACTATTGTTGGTCGAGATTTGACATATAACTCAATTCTGTCTGCATCGTTGGTGTGGTCTGATGGTTCTCACAGCGTGAGGAGTCCAATTGTTGTTTACGGAGGGGGAGATGAATTTACAACTCCATCAGCTTATAATTAGCATGCTTGCCGTATCGAATTCCAGTGTACTCGTGAAATAATGTAGACTTCGAATTTGCATCAGTTATGATGTGTTCAATTTCTCGGGCAACTAATACATCCATGCTTGTAATTTCTCATGAACAGAAATGCTACAAATTATCATCCTTTCTACTCCATCTATACGAGTTTTGTTACAGATACGAAAAGTAATCTTCTAAAAACTCCAGCACATTTGATGTTTGAAACCAGTTCACAGTGATCCATGGACATGTTAAAAGAATAAACCAGCCATGATCTTGACCGAAATTCCAGCCACCCAACGAGCCAAATTATGGGAGGAACGTTTGTTTTGGGACTGTTTCCAGATTCTGATGCCTGTAAGCTTTCCTGGATCTCGGATAGGCCATGGATATATCTTTTGAGTACTCTTCTTGGAAACATATGCTATATAGACTATATAATGCTTTCAtgtttagtttctttttaattccaaccttgaatttctttttattgaattattttct
This region of Populus trichocarpa isolate Nisqually-1 chromosome 9, P.trichocarpa_v4.1, whole genome shotgun sequence genomic DNA includes:
- the LOC7468606 gene encoding subtilisin-like protease SBT4.6 isoform X1, whose amino-acid sequence is MAQYGSIPLCILTLSISVLFCSATGDDRKEYIVYMGSLPEGEYSPSSHHLSLLQEVVKDSSSENVLVRSYKRSFNGFSAKLTSEEAQKLVSKKEVVSIFPSTTLQLQTTRSWDFMGFNVTASGKRGTHSDIIVGVIDTGIWPESESFNDDGFGPPPRKWRGACEGGENFTCNNKIIGARHYSFSSARDDLGHGSHTASTAAGNIVKKASFYGLAQGTARGGVPSARISAYKVCGPGSCQSSDILSAFDDAIADGVDIITISIGGNQAQEFDTDVIAIGGFHSMAKGILTLQSAGNDGPVSGSVASVAPWIFTVAASSTDRRIIDKVVLGNGKTLVGNSVNSFSLKGKKFPLVYGKGASRECKHLEASLCYSGCLDRTLVKGKIVLCDDVNGRTEAKRAGALGAILPISFEDISFILPLPGLSLTEDKLNAVKSYLNSTKKPSANILKSEAIKDNAAPEVASFSSRGPNPIISDILKPDASAPGVDILAAFPPVLSPTDDTADKRHVKYSVMSGTSMACPHAAGVAAHVKAAHPDWSASAIKSAIMTTAWPMNVTERSEGEFAFGSGHVNPVTAIHPGLVYETQKSDYIQLFCGLGYTAEKIRQISGDNSSCSKAARNTLPRDLNYPSMAAKVAVEESFTIKFHRTVTNVGNANSTYKAKIFSRSSLKIKVVPEALSFKSLKEKKSFAVTIVGRDLTYNSILSASLVWSDGSHSVRSPIVVYGGGDEFTTPSAYN
- the LOC7468606 gene encoding subtilisin-like protease SBT4.6 isoform X2; amino-acid sequence: MGFNVTASGKRGTHSDIIVGVIDTGIWPESESFNDDGFGPPPRKWRGACEGGENFTCNNKIIGARHYSFSSARDDLGHGSHTASTAAGNIVKKASFYGLAQGTARGGVPSARISAYKVCGPGSCQSSDILSAFDDAIADGVDIITISIGGNQAQEFDTDVIAIGGFHSMAKGILTLQSAGNDGPVSGSVASVAPWIFTVAASSTDRRIIDKVVLGNGKTLVGNSVNSFSLKGKKFPLVYGKGASRECKHLEASLCYSGCLDRTLVKGKIVLCDDVNGRTEAKRAGALGAILPISFEDISFILPLPGLSLTEDKLNAVKSYLNSTKKPSANILKSEAIKDNAAPEVASFSSRGPNPIISDILKPDASAPGVDILAAFPPVLSPTDDTADKRHVKYSVMSGTSMACPHAAGVAAHVKAAHPDWSASAIKSAIMTTAWPMNVTERSEGEFAFGSGHVNPVTAIHPGLVYETQKSDYIQLFCGLGYTAEKIRQISGDNSSCSKAARNTLPRDLNYPSMAAKVAVEESFTIKFHRTVTNVGNANSTYKAKIFSRSSLKIKVVPEALSFKSLKEKKSFAVTIVGRDLTYNSILSASLVWSDGSHSVRSPIVVYGGGDEFTTPSAYN